A genomic window from Candidatus Methylacidiphilum fumarolicum includes:
- a CDS encoding TonB-dependent receptor, with protein MRKVARMLASISSLRHTSQNLIGNLFLRTILFLSLSSTLLSQTLNSPNYENPPLLPEILVESAAPFSDVLPTDSSSVYGLDLKVVDTPRQITPINQTLIRSSGMAAQGYIDPLSTAFLIPGAISENSGALMAAPSVRGMAAQPYINGIQFTALQSGMPLTPFNWNMVESEDITEGPANAVFGQQQPAGGTVNYITKQPYFDQFRGQIWDTTGMYENYMWGVDMGGPIDKAHKSAYRLSYMGIENGSYYQPNVHNDQQNIYLALGARPSETYAVDFFSDFGTYDFTPMMAWMNRPTSALIQNGFYNTGALPLSQIQIGTVNNPGFATYAGPLEPISRRLVANNPETEGRAYTGFVQLVQRLKLGENIQLRNNTFAYYGRNAVVVPSAYYTEVAMGDYEIDNRTELIAQFSTPMSLQNKNHSHEGGFFGQLLLKHQIDAGVEWGFEHNLDYESQLYFGSANAWDILRTNPLSWNLTQTAFFQSLIGNPIAPGGGEWPIPGMSGVYFEPLNGSAGTTDSNYWTVAPFYQHYLEITDRLSVLFGARATTYFISSQTPPGTPPELFIKAQTIQELPMINASVSYKVFPWWTVYFSYNFLYVANVGAVGGFNVYPTGLPSSSFNLQEQLFEGGFKWSILHDKLYASMAGFSQQIPLFNFVNAPPTLSNVTGLELNFTYQPTNHIWMRAGYFFAQGIEDWSGLPFGPPMSQTYSTALAFRANLPINNNESFPPGNYPFIGWPEQVINAMVTYQTDLGLGLTLGGLVMSPQFLGYNYSTAIPWQFLLNARIFYSHPKWEASLWIYNLTNEHYWLPYAIGSMPDRTNDYGGIVPGLPFWVQGTFAWKF; from the coding sequence ATGAGGAAGGTCGCAAGAATGCTTGCTAGTATTAGTTCTTTGCGGCATACAAGTCAAAATCTTATTGGAAATCTTTTTCTAAGAACGATTCTTTTTCTTTCCCTTTCTTCAACACTTCTGAGCCAAACGTTAAACTCTCCTAACTATGAGAATCCTCCCCTCCTACCAGAAATTCTAGTTGAGTCAGCTGCTCCTTTTTCTGATGTTTTACCTACTGACAGTTCTTCGGTCTATGGGCTCGATCTTAAAGTGGTAGATACTCCAAGACAAATCACTCCAATCAACCAGACTCTTATTCGCTCTTCTGGTATGGCTGCCCAAGGCTATATCGATCCACTGAGTACCGCTTTTTTGATTCCTGGAGCGATTAGCGAAAATAGTGGAGCACTGATGGCTGCCCCTTCAGTCCGTGGCATGGCGGCACAACCATACATCAATGGTATTCAATTCACGGCTCTTCAATCGGGTATGCCACTGACACCTTTTAATTGGAATATGGTGGAGTCAGAAGACATTACCGAAGGCCCAGCTAATGCGGTGTTTGGTCAGCAACAACCTGCTGGCGGGACAGTCAACTATATAACAAAGCAGCCTTACTTTGATCAGTTTCGTGGACAAATCTGGGACACTACAGGTATGTATGAAAATTACATGTGGGGAGTCGATATGGGTGGTCCAATCGATAAAGCTCATAAGAGCGCCTACAGGTTGAGCTACATGGGTATTGAAAATGGGAGCTACTATCAGCCGAATGTGCATAATGACCAACAAAATATTTATCTAGCTCTAGGAGCTAGGCCTTCTGAAACCTACGCAGTAGACTTTTTTTCCGATTTTGGAACCTATGATTTTACTCCAATGATGGCCTGGATGAATAGACCGACTTCAGCTCTTATCCAGAATGGGTTTTACAATACGGGTGCTTTGCCTTTATCCCAGATTCAGATTGGAACAGTTAATAATCCAGGTTTTGCTACCTATGCTGGACCTTTGGAGCCCATCAGTCGGCGATTGGTTGCCAATAATCCAGAAACGGAAGGAAGAGCATACACAGGGTTTGTACAGCTCGTCCAGAGGCTCAAACTCGGAGAAAATATTCAGCTTCGTAACAATACCTTTGCCTACTATGGGCGCAATGCCGTCGTGGTTCCCTCTGCTTATTATACCGAAGTGGCTATGGGAGACTATGAGATTGATAACCGTACTGAGCTGATTGCTCAATTCTCAACTCCAATGAGTCTGCAAAATAAAAATCATTCCCATGAAGGTGGATTTTTCGGTCAACTACTTCTCAAACACCAGATTGATGCTGGAGTCGAATGGGGATTTGAACATAATCTCGACTATGAATCCCAACTTTATTTTGGGAGCGCGAATGCCTGGGACATTCTCCGTACTAACCCTTTAAGCTGGAACCTTACTCAAACCGCCTTTTTTCAGTCCCTGATAGGTAATCCGATTGCTCCTGGGGGTGGGGAATGGCCGATTCCTGGAATGTCTGGTGTCTACTTTGAACCATTGAATGGGAGTGCAGGCACTACCGATAGCAACTACTGGACAGTGGCGCCTTTCTATCAGCATTATTTAGAGATTACTGATAGGTTATCAGTCCTCTTTGGCGCTCGAGCTACTACTTATTTCATTTCGAGTCAGACTCCACCAGGGACTCCGCCTGAACTTTTTATCAAAGCCCAAACCATTCAGGAACTTCCAATGATCAATGCGAGTGTCAGCTACAAGGTATTTCCATGGTGGACCGTCTATTTTAGCTATAACTTTCTGTATGTTGCCAATGTGGGAGCGGTTGGAGGGTTTAATGTTTATCCAACTGGCTTGCCTTCCAGTTCATTTAATCTTCAAGAGCAACTTTTTGAAGGTGGCTTTAAATGGAGTATCCTGCATGATAAGCTCTATGCATCAATGGCAGGATTTTCTCAGCAAATCCCCCTTTTTAACTTTGTCAATGCCCCACCCACTCTCTCCAATGTCACAGGCTTGGAGCTTAATTTTACCTATCAGCCTACCAATCACATTTGGATGCGTGCAGGCTATTTTTTTGCTCAGGGAATAGAAGATTGGTCAGGTTTGCCGTTTGGTCCTCCCATGTCACAAACTTATTCTACCGCCCTTGCCTTTCGAGCTAACCTCCCCATCAATAATAACGAAAGTTTTCCTCCTGGTAATTATCCATTTATTGGTTGGCCGGAGCAGGTGATTAACGCGATGGTGACCTATCAGACGGATTTGGGGCTTGGACTAACCCTTGGAGGGCTTGTAATGAGCCCACAATTTCTTGGATATAACTACTCAACAGCGATTCCTTGGCAGTTTCTACTTAACGCAAGAATTTTTTATTCTCACCCTAAATGGGAAGCTTCCCTTTGGATCTATAACCTAACCAACGAACATTATTGGCTTCCCTATGCCATTGGCT
- a CDS encoding aldo/keto reductase: MKYRHLPGTEIEASVIGFGLWTLTTGWWGTYTEAEAIRLLKEAYDLGINFFDTADVYGHGYGEEILAKAFPNSKDVVIATKIGYNFYNEVDRSAQQELPQDFSVPFLKEALHRSLKRLKRDYIDNLQLHNIRLAHVKDDAIWQFLEDQLKEGTIRSYGVALGPAIGWLYEGLESIRLRKPHIVQHIYNILESYPGKELMSKAAWDQTRYLIRVPHASGMLEGHYTPQTKFSQTDHRRFRPKHWLQNGLKKIATLQFLVLPNRSLGQAALQWILNEKKVLSCLPNIYNSTQLKEFAQAPDCPPLTKEELDKIDSLIASNFGVEEEAEAYKGTMTLEQLHAASQ; the protein is encoded by the coding sequence ATGAAATACAGACATCTTCCAGGAACAGAAATCGAGGCATCTGTAATCGGTTTTGGATTATGGACTTTGACTACCGGATGGTGGGGAACCTACACCGAAGCAGAAGCTATCAGGCTTCTTAAAGAAGCATACGATTTAGGAATCAACTTTTTTGATACCGCCGATGTGTATGGTCATGGATATGGAGAAGAAATTCTAGCCAAAGCCTTCCCTAATTCCAAGGATGTAGTTATTGCTACGAAGATAGGCTACAATTTCTATAACGAGGTCGATCGTTCGGCTCAACAGGAACTGCCTCAAGATTTTTCCGTTCCTTTCTTAAAAGAAGCTCTTCACCGATCACTCAAACGACTAAAGCGCGATTACATTGACAATCTTCAACTACATAATATCCGTTTAGCTCATGTCAAAGATGATGCTATCTGGCAGTTCCTGGAAGATCAGCTTAAGGAAGGCACAATACGCTCTTATGGTGTGGCTCTTGGACCAGCCATTGGTTGGCTCTATGAAGGACTGGAATCCATTCGCTTACGAAAGCCACACATCGTCCAACACATTTACAATATCCTTGAATCTTACCCAGGGAAAGAGCTTATGAGCAAAGCTGCATGGGATCAAACTCGTTATCTTATCCGCGTTCCTCATGCCAGTGGCATGCTCGAAGGCCACTATACCCCTCAAACAAAATTTTCTCAGACCGATCATAGACGTTTTCGACCAAAACACTGGCTTCAAAACGGTTTAAAAAAAATAGCAACCCTACAGTTTCTGGTCCTGCCGAATCGTTCTTTAGGGCAAGCTGCCCTGCAATGGATCCTTAATGAAAAAAAGGTGCTGAGCTGTTTGCCTAATATTTACAATAGCACCCAGCTCAAAGAATTTGCTCAGGCTCCTGACTGTCCTCCATTAACCAAAGAAGAACTTGATAAGATTGATTCGTTAATTGCCTCGAACTTTGGAGTGGAAGAAGAAGCTGAAGCTTACAAGGGAACGATGACATTAGAACAGCTTCATGCTGCCAGCCAATAA
- a CDS encoding lipid-A-disaccharide synthase N-terminal domain-containing protein yields MFTDHYCILASMSDFLGIHWSPMKVIGWIGNILFFSRFVIQWIATEKKKAVVVPLAFWYCSLLGSLLLLIYAFYRWDSVFIFAYLFSWIPYSRNLYFAHKERANAKNEFSTCLKR; encoded by the coding sequence ATGTTTACTGATCATTATTGTATACTAGCTAGTATGTCTGATTTTCTGGGGATTCATTGGAGTCCAATGAAAGTAATCGGTTGGATAGGGAATATCCTTTTTTTTTCTCGTTTTGTGATTCAATGGATCGCTACTGAAAAGAAAAAAGCTGTAGTTGTTCCTCTTGCCTTTTGGTATTGCAGCCTTTTAGGCTCTTTATTGCTCTTAATTTATGCATTTTATAGATGGGACTCGGTGTTTATTTTTGCTTATCTTTTTAGTTGGATCCCTTACTCAAGAAACCTTTATTTTGCTCATAAAGAAAGGGCAAACGCAAAGAATGAGTTTTCAACTTGCCTGAAGCGCTGA
- a CDS encoding DJ-1 family glyoxalase III, producing MIKRALVILAPGFEEIEAVVPIDLLRRAKIEVVVAGILPGVITGSRKIRIIPDYDLGDVLEEHFDCIILPGGAEGAENLKKDIRIKELLERQILKGGWVAAICAAPGCLINFGLFLSNKFTCHPSIKAEIPLSRLEENSSVVVDGNLITGRAAGSAIEFSFEIIRQLVGEEAVKEVNRSFLSNLPMLGSIRKE from the coding sequence ATGATTAAAAGAGCTTTGGTGATTCTTGCTCCAGGCTTTGAAGAAATAGAGGCAGTTGTGCCCATTGATTTGTTGAGAAGAGCTAAAATTGAAGTGGTCGTAGCGGGCATATTGCCTGGAGTCATTACGGGTTCTAGAAAAATCAGAATAATACCTGATTATGATCTGGGAGATGTTTTAGAAGAACATTTTGATTGCATTATTTTGCCTGGAGGAGCTGAAGGAGCTGAAAATTTGAAAAAAGATATACGAATAAAGGAGCTCCTCGAAAGGCAGATTTTAAAAGGGGGATGGGTTGCAGCAATTTGTGCGGCTCCAGGTTGTCTTATCAACTTCGGTCTTTTTCTTTCAAACAAATTTACCTGCCATCCGTCAATTAAAGCAGAAATACCTCTTTCCAGACTCGAAGAGAATAGCTCTGTTGTGGTTGATGGTAATTTGATCACCGGGCGAGCGGCTGGCAGTGCCATAGAGTTTTCCTTTGAAATCATTCGTCAGTTAGTTGGAGAAGAAGCGGTTAAGGAGGTTAATCGTTCTTTTCTTTCGAACCTACCAATGCTTGGTTCGATACGAAAAGAATAA